The Bartonella birtlesii IBS 325 genome has a window encoding:
- the sodC gene encoding superoxide dismutase family protein → MNKILILLLASITFFTFNNTVLAKSMQVKVYELEKNNIKKSIGTIKIEENAYGLVFTPNLSTLPEGLHGFHIHENPSCDTKDGIIGGGAGGHYDPNHTYKHLGPYNMNGHFGDLPVLYVDDKGNSTMSVLAPRIKKLSEITGHSLIIHIGGDNQSDKPLPLGGGGARLACGIIEE, encoded by the coding sequence ATAAATAAAATTTTAATTCTATTATTAGCTTCAATAACATTTTTTACTTTTAACAATACTGTATTAGCAAAATCTATGCAAGTAAAAGTTTATGAACTAGAAAAGAACAATATAAAGAAATCTATTGGCACAATTAAAATTGAAGAAAACGCATATGGCCTGGTTTTTACGCCAAATTTGTCTACCTTACCGGAAGGTTTGCACGGTTTTCATATACATGAGAATCCTTCATGTGATACGAAAGATGGTATAATTGGCGGTGGTGCAGGTGGACACTATGATCCAAACCATACCTATAAACATCTTGGGCCTTATAATATGAATGGGCACTTTGGTGACTTACCTGTACTTTACGTCGATGATAAGGGCAATTCAACAATGAGTGTTCTTGCTCCAAGAATTAAAAAGCTTTCAGAAATTACGGGGCACTCATTAATAATTCATATAGGGGGAGATAATCAATCAGATAAGCCATTACCACTTGGCGGAGGTGGTGCGCGTTTAGCGTGTGGTATTATAGAAGAATAA
- a CDS encoding SUF system Fe-S cluster assembly protein: MAKTIEEHHSTEAVETVSENEKSYISAIPADEIDRMTNDIISALKTVYDPEIPADIYELGLIYRIDIEDDRSVKIEMTLTAPGCPVAGEMPSWVENAVSAVEGVSHVEVTMTFDPPWTPDCMSEEAQIAVGWY; the protein is encoded by the coding sequence ATGGCTAAAACAATTGAAGAGCATCATTCTACAGAAGCTGTAGAAACTGTAAGTGAAAATGAAAAATCTTACATATCGGCAATTCCAGCAGATGAAATTGATCGTATGACAAATGATATCATTTCTGCTCTCAAAACAGTTTATGATCCGGAGATTCCTGCTGATATTTATGAGCTAGGATTGATTTATCGTATTGATATTGAAGATGATCGTTCAGTAAAAATTGAAATGACACTTACAGCACCGGGATGTCCTGTTGCCGGCGAAATGCCGAGTTGGGTAGAAAATGCTGTAAGCGCAGTTGAAGGTGTTTCACATGTTGAAGTCACCATGACGTTTGATCCACCATGGACACCTGATTGTATGTCAGAAGAAGCGCAAATTGCTGTCGGATGGTACTAG